Proteins encoded together in one Candidatus Sulfotelmatobacter sp. window:
- a CDS encoding DUF1800 domain-containing protein, which produces MRLSVGKVALVAACLSFAWAVPQLLAKKKDQAVDTALTEQKRAVHALNRLTFGPRLGDVQQVAAIGVDRWIDQQLHPEKISDSAVEARLAPFRTLRMSSKEIVEEFPDNQVIKQIMEGKRSMPSDPARRAVVEVQIARMQEKQEKKGRKEEAAAAVSAPAGPAASDTAKTAEELAAAAAATAEPAADGNMMSTEPASATTASANEMTMAPKAGTKPLDDAEAARRREDRLYGDLKVQGLLDLSPDQRYKKVMSMSTGEQLEFSDSLRGKGENFLDGMDPKQKETLMAMNNPQAVVLSELVQAKLLRAIYSDRQLEQVMTDFWFNHFNVFVGKGPEREFLTNYEQEVIRPRALGKFEDLLLATAKSPAMLFYLDNWMSVGPNSQQAQGIPARPMRGGYGPYGRPRRFPYPEQRPGANPNGKRKQTGLNENYGRELLELHTLSVNGGYSQRDVTEVAKVFTGWTIEKPYEGLGFRYDPRMHEPGPKFVLGHKIKPRGEDEGREVLHMLATSPQTAHFISLKLAQRFVSDDPPPALVERMAKTFEKKKGDIREVLSTLFHSPEFWADTAYRAKVKTPLEFVASAVRATGANVDDAFPLARQIGNLGMPLYSAQPPTGYSMKADTWVSSSALLGRMNFALGLTGGKVRGVKVDAVQLAGGPPPPPDATTALAALEAKLLAGDVSKQTHDSIIAQIEAPTKNAMPDAGMQDSKARGDAMKLPQRKPDAPHPPDASTMAGLLLGSPEFQKR; this is translated from the coding sequence ATGAGATTAAGCGTCGGCAAGGTTGCGTTGGTTGCTGCGTGCCTGAGTTTCGCCTGGGCCGTCCCGCAATTGCTCGCGAAGAAAAAAGACCAGGCGGTCGATACTGCGCTCACCGAACAGAAACGGGCCGTGCATGCGCTGAATCGCCTCACCTTCGGTCCGCGGCTCGGCGACGTCCAGCAGGTGGCCGCGATCGGGGTCGACCGCTGGATCGATCAGCAGTTGCATCCGGAGAAAATTTCCGACAGCGCTGTCGAGGCGCGTCTTGCGCCCTTTCGGACGCTGCGCATGAGTTCGAAAGAAATCGTCGAGGAATTTCCCGACAACCAGGTGATCAAGCAGATCATGGAAGGTAAGCGGTCCATGCCATCCGATCCTGCGAGACGCGCCGTGGTTGAAGTGCAAATCGCGCGCATGCAGGAAAAGCAGGAAAAGAAGGGACGCAAAGAGGAAGCCGCGGCTGCTGTGTCCGCTCCGGCTGGACCGGCTGCGAGCGATACTGCGAAGACAGCGGAAGAGCTGGCCGCTGCCGCCGCTGCTACCGCTGAGCCGGCCGCAGACGGAAACATGATGAGCACAGAGCCGGCGAGCGCAACAACCGCATCTGCCAACGAAATGACGATGGCGCCTAAAGCCGGGACCAAGCCCCTGGACGATGCCGAGGCCGCCCGCCGCCGCGAAGATCGTCTTTATGGCGATTTGAAAGTGCAGGGACTGCTCGATCTTTCGCCTGACCAGCGCTACAAGAAAGTCATGTCGATGTCTACCGGCGAGCAGTTGGAATTCTCCGACTCCCTGCGCGGCAAGGGCGAAAATTTTCTCGATGGCATGGACCCCAAGCAGAAAGAAACGCTGATGGCCATGAACAATCCGCAGGCCGTGGTGCTCTCGGAACTGGTTCAAGCCAAGCTGTTGCGAGCCATCTACAGCGACCGTCAACTGGAACAGGTGATGACCGATTTCTGGTTCAATCACTTCAACGTCTTCGTCGGCAAGGGTCCGGAGCGCGAGTTCCTCACCAACTATGAGCAGGAAGTGATTCGTCCGCGGGCGCTGGGCAAGTTTGAAGATCTGCTGTTGGCCACAGCGAAGAGTCCGGCGATGCTTTTTTATCTGGACAATTGGATGAGCGTCGGACCGAATTCCCAGCAGGCGCAGGGAATTCCTGCGCGGCCCATGCGCGGCGGCTATGGACCGTACGGCCGTCCGCGGCGCTTTCCTTATCCTGAACAGCGGCCAGGAGCGAATCCGAACGGGAAGCGGAAACAGACAGGGCTGAATGAAAATTATGGCCGCGAGTTGCTGGAACTGCACACGCTCAGCGTGAACGGCGGCTACTCGCAGCGCGATGTCACCGAAGTCGCCAAAGTTTTCACCGGCTGGACGATCGAGAAGCCCTATGAAGGCCTGGGTTTCCGCTACGATCCCCGCATGCACGAGCCTGGCCCGAAGTTTGTGCTGGGACACAAAATCAAGCCCAGGGGCGAAGACGAAGGCAGGGAAGTGCTGCACATGCTCGCGACGAGTCCGCAGACTGCGCATTTTATTTCGTTGAAGCTGGCGCAGCGCTTCGTCTCCGACGATCCGCCGCCCGCGCTTGTCGAGCGCATGGCGAAAACCTTCGAGAAGAAGAAGGGCGACATTCGCGAAGTCCTGAGCACGCTGTTCCATTCGCCGGAGTTTTGGGCCGACACGGCTTATCGCGCCAAAGTGAAAACGCCTTTGGAATTTGTCGCATCGGCGGTGCGCGCGACGGGCGCCAACGTTGACGATGCCTTTCCTCTCGCGCGGCAGATCGGCAACCTGGGCATGCCTCTCTACTCGGCGCAGCCCCCCACCGGATATTCGATGAAGGCCGATACCTGGGTGAGTTCGTCGGCATTGCTCGGCCGCATGAATTTCGCGCTGGGCCTGACGGGCGGCAAAGTTCGCGGCGTGAAAGTGGATGCCGTGCAGTTGGCCGGAGGTCCGCCTCCACCGCCAGATGCCACTACTGCACTTGCCGCGCTGGAAGCGAAGTTGCTCGCCGGCGATGTGTCGAAGCAGACACACGACTCGATCATCGCGCAGATCGAGGCCCCGACGAAGAATGCGATGCCGGACGCGGGGATGCAGGATTCGAAGGCTCGCGGCGATGCGATGAAATTGCCGCAGCGCAAGCCCGACGCGCCGCATCCGCCTGACGCGAGCACGATGGCTGGGTTGTTGCTGGGTTCGCCGGAGTTTCAGAAGAGATAG
- a CDS encoding biotin transporter BioY — MAKSAIRVLETPQERALEASRQVALVVGASLVVALCARITIPLMPLTPVPLTVQNLGVLLVGLMLGSRRGFAALALYLVEGAVGLPVFNPTGPGGIAQLLGPTGGFLMVYPFVAFLAGYVFERGEKSFVRAALGGLLAELLLFAGGLSWLYAFTHSLAKAAYLGLYWFLAAEVIKVMFAAAIATRWRGAVRR; from the coding sequence ATGGCAAAGTCAGCAATTCGAGTTTTGGAAACTCCGCAAGAGCGGGCTCTCGAAGCCTCGCGACAGGTCGCGCTCGTCGTGGGCGCGAGCCTGGTGGTGGCGTTGTGCGCGCGCATTACGATTCCCCTGATGCCGCTCACACCAGTGCCGCTGACGGTGCAGAATCTAGGCGTACTGCTGGTCGGGCTGATGCTGGGCAGCCGCCGCGGCTTTGCGGCTCTGGCACTTTACTTGGTGGAAGGCGCGGTCGGGTTGCCGGTGTTCAATCCCACCGGTCCGGGAGGGATCGCCCAGTTGCTGGGACCGACCGGCGGATTCTTGATGGTGTATCCGTTCGTCGCGTTCCTGGCGGGATATGTTTTCGAGCGCGGAGAAAAGTCGTTCGTGCGTGCCGCGCTCGGAGGTCTTCTGGCGGAGTTGTTGCTCTTCGCCGGCGGTTTGAGTTGGCTTTATGCGTTCACGCATTCGCTGGCCAAGGCGGCGTATCTCGGCCTGTACTGGTTCCTCGCCGCGGAAGTCATCAAAGTAATGTTCGCTGCCGCGATTGCGACTCGCTGGCGCGGCGCAGTTAGGCGATAG
- a CDS encoding MqnA/MqnD/SBP family protein, with product MTAVSETAKAPGSSASGQVREITVAHSPDSDDAFMFYGLATNKVRTPGLRFTHTLCDIETLNQKAREGVYDVSAISFHAYPYVHDKYALMTCGGSVGEGYGPMIVSPRAFTTDEIKTKKIAVPGTLTTAYLALQLFAPGVETEVVPFDQIIPQVLEGKYEAGLIIHEGQLTYDKSGLHRIVDLGRWWQKVTGLPLPLGGNAIRRALGPELMPLVSAALRESIQYGLDHREEALSYAMQFARDLDTQSADKFIGMYVNERTLDYGPDGREAVRRLLDMGHKAGIIGPEAKVDWV from the coding sequence ATGACAGCAGTATCCGAAACCGCAAAAGCGCCGGGCAGCAGTGCCTCCGGTCAAGTTCGAGAAATTACCGTGGCTCACAGCCCCGACTCCGACGACGCCTTTATGTTCTACGGCCTGGCCACGAACAAGGTCCGCACGCCGGGTCTGCGTTTCACCCATACGCTTTGCGACATTGAGACGTTGAACCAAAAAGCGCGCGAGGGCGTCTACGATGTGAGCGCAATTTCGTTTCATGCCTATCCCTACGTGCACGACAAATACGCGCTGATGACCTGCGGCGGCAGCGTGGGCGAGGGCTACGGCCCCATGATCGTTTCGCCGCGCGCGTTCACGACCGACGAAATCAAAACGAAGAAGATCGCCGTGCCGGGTACGCTTACAACGGCTTATCTGGCTTTGCAGTTATTCGCTCCCGGAGTAGAGACCGAGGTCGTGCCGTTCGACCAGATCATTCCGCAGGTGCTCGAAGGAAAATATGAAGCTGGCCTGATCATTCACGAAGGCCAGCTGACTTATGACAAGTCGGGCCTGCACCGCATTGTCGATCTCGGCCGCTGGTGGCAAAAAGTGACCGGCCTGCCGTTGCCGTTGGGAGGCAATGCGATTCGCCGCGCCCTCGGGCCGGAGTTGATGCCGCTGGTTTCTGCCGCTCTGCGCGAGAGCATACAGTACGGGCTCGATCATCGCGAGGAAGCTTTGTCGTACGCGATGCAGTTCGCGCGCGATCTTGACACGCAGTCCGCCGACAAGTTCATCGGGATGTACGTGAACGAGCGCACGCTCGACTATGGCCCGGACGGTCGCGAAGCCGTCCGCCGCCTGCTTGACATGGGGCACAAGGCGGGCATCATCGGGCCGGAGGCGAAAGTGGATTGGGTGTGA
- a CDS encoding HD domain-containing phosphohydrolase, with protein sequence MLLCDLAPTSSVAIRTNNLRRLLQTVEALSELGPALTAEREFSETSRLMLSAIMEAAGAREGALLLFNDKPAMLTAAAAQGFALMPDPAFIPLLPKHVHALTAARGPIVLNSSTYSVFLSSNGNVAPELFKCLAPLKAGGRLAGVVALGRRPGDALYEDSELDALEMLCSYVALAVQNHALTQTIAQRVSENLRLMASLHGFYDNALEAFATAIDVKHVNIHGHSLRVGRYAAAIGEAMGMDPGEVAALRSAGYLHDIGKVAVDRRLFGKASALDPDEVREMADHTTVGHQIVSSVQFPWPKIPESVRWHHERSDGSGYPDKLVQDDVPLAVRIVGLADSFDAMTSARPYRAPLSVGSALSDLVRMAPEKYDPNVVQGLLIQVRRDAVRSNRAPLLEGMSVNIAAADIDQLAATLQHKVSRGRMYLAKESGH encoded by the coding sequence ATGTTGCTCTGCGATCTGGCTCCCACTTCGTCAGTGGCGATTCGGACCAACAATTTACGGCGGCTGCTGCAAACGGTTGAGGCGCTTTCCGAACTCGGTCCCGCGCTGACGGCGGAGCGCGAGTTCTCGGAAACGTCGCGGCTGATGCTGTCGGCCATCATGGAAGCGGCGGGCGCGCGCGAAGGTGCGCTCCTACTGTTCAACGACAAGCCCGCGATGCTGACCGCGGCCGCGGCACAGGGATTTGCCCTGATGCCCGATCCCGCCTTCATTCCTCTCCTGCCCAAACATGTGCATGCGCTCACCGCGGCGCGCGGCCCCATTGTTCTCAACTCGTCGACGTATTCGGTGTTCCTCAGTTCCAACGGCAACGTCGCGCCGGAACTGTTCAAATGCCTTGCCCCTCTGAAAGCGGGTGGGCGACTGGCGGGAGTCGTCGCTCTGGGCCGGCGTCCTGGTGACGCGCTGTACGAAGACAGCGAACTCGACGCGCTGGAAATGCTGTGCAGCTACGTTGCGTTGGCGGTGCAGAATCACGCACTCACGCAGACCATCGCGCAGCGGGTCTCGGAAAATCTGCGGCTGATGGCATCGCTGCACGGTTTCTATGACAACGCGCTCGAAGCTTTTGCCACTGCCATCGATGTGAAGCACGTCAACATTCACGGCCACTCGTTGCGCGTCGGGCGCTACGCCGCCGCTATCGGCGAGGCGATGGGCATGGACCCGGGCGAAGTGGCTGCGCTGCGCAGCGCGGGATACCTTCACGATATTGGAAAAGTCGCGGTCGATCGCCGCCTGTTCGGCAAAGCCAGCGCGCTCGATCCCGACGAAGTTCGCGAGATGGCCGACCACACCACCGTCGGCCACCAGATCGTCAGCAGCGTGCAGTTTCCCTGGCCGAAGATTCCCGAGTCCGTGCGCTGGCACCATGAGCGCAGCGACGGCTCCGGCTATCCCGACAAACTGGTTCAGGATGACGTGCCTCTGGCGGTGCGTATTGTGGGCCTTGCCGACTCGTTCGACGCCATGACCAGCGCGCGTCCGTATCGCGCTCCGCTGTCGGTGGGCAGCGCCCTGAGCGATCTGGTGCGCATGGCGCCGGAGAAATACGATCCCAATGTGGTGCAGGGATTGCTGATTCAAGTGCGCCGCGACGCCGTGCGCAGCAATCGAGCGCCACTGCTGGAAGGCATGTCGGTGAACATCGCGGCCGCCGACATCGATCAGCTGGCCGCTACTTTGCAACACAAAGTCTCGCGCGGCAGGATGTACTTGGCCAAAGAAAGCGGCCATTAG
- a CDS encoding HAD family hydrolase — protein MPPQTLLIDADDTLWENNVYFERAIARFISFLNHHEFSPEQVRGVLNDVERECIVTHGYGLHSFAHALVKTFERLSVEPVTAELHAQVLSFTHAITDHAIEMLPEVPETLQYLSERHRLILVTKGAIAEQSGKVERSGLKKYFAAVEIVAEKNPEAYARLVEKYGFACECTWMVGNSPKSDINPALAAGLHAIFIPHGDTWILEHEEVNPAPPRQKLLIIGRFAELRDHF, from the coding sequence TTGCCGCCCCAAACTCTCCTCATCGACGCCGACGATACGCTGTGGGAGAACAATGTCTACTTCGAGCGGGCGATCGCGCGCTTCATTTCGTTTTTGAATCACCACGAATTCTCGCCGGAGCAGGTGCGCGGAGTGCTCAACGACGTGGAGCGCGAGTGCATCGTGACGCACGGCTACGGCCTGCACAGCTTTGCGCACGCGTTAGTGAAGACTTTTGAACGCCTGAGCGTCGAGCCCGTTACGGCTGAGTTGCATGCCCAGGTCTTGAGTTTTACGCACGCTATTACCGATCATGCGATCGAGATGCTGCCGGAAGTGCCCGAAACCTTGCAGTATTTATCCGAGCGTCATCGTTTGATTCTCGTGACGAAGGGCGCCATCGCTGAACAGAGCGGCAAAGTCGAGCGCTCGGGATTGAAGAAATATTTCGCGGCCGTTGAAATCGTGGCCGAGAAAAATCCGGAGGCCTACGCGCGCCTGGTTGAAAAATACGGCTTTGCCTGCGAGTGCACGTGGATGGTGGGAAACAGCCCGAAGTCCGATATCAATCCCGCGCTCGCCGCCGGCCTCCACGCCATCTTCATTCCACATGGCGATACATGGATCCTGGAGCACGAAGAAGTGAATCCCGCTCCGCCACGGCAGAAATTGCTGATCATTGGCCGCTTTGCCGAGCTGCGCGACCATTTCTAA